A region of Fusobacteriaceae bacterium DNA encodes the following proteins:
- the rlmB gene encoding 23S rRNA (guanosine(2251)-2'-O)-methyltransferase RlmB codes for MDRVIGINPVIEALRNRENNIEKIEIYKGARDERLLLVKKLAGERNIRIFYTDKRTLNSQGVSLILSEYNYYLEFGEMLERLAPMKKCIALVLDEIQDPHNLGAIIRSAEVFGVGGIILPERNAARISETVVKTSTGAIEHVPICKVINISLALDRLKTLGFWIYGAEGSAGRDFSEEPYADRAVLVLGNEGRGIRKKVREHCDVLVKIPMYGKINSLNVSVACGVILSGIARAHHTITR; via the coding sequence ATGGATAGAGTAATTGGCATCAATCCCGTAATAGAAGCGTTGCGGAACAGGGAAAACAATATTGAAAAGATAGAGATTTACAAGGGGGCGCGGGACGAGCGTTTACTCCTTGTGAAAAAACTGGCGGGCGAACGCAATATCCGGATTTTTTATACGGACAAGCGGACGCTCAATTCCCAGGGCGTGTCACTCATTCTCAGCGAATACAATTATTACCTGGAATTCGGGGAGATGCTCGAACGGCTGGCGCCCATGAAAAAATGTATCGCTTTGGTCCTCGATGAAATCCAGGATCCGCACAATCTGGGGGCCATCATCCGAAGCGCCGAGGTCTTCGGCGTAGGAGGAATAATCCTTCCCGAGCGTAACGCCGCGCGGATCAGCGAAACCGTGGTCAAGACGTCGACGGGGGCCATCGAGCATGTGCCGATCTGCAAGGTCATCAACATTTCCCTCGCCCTGGACCGCCTGAAAACTCTGGGCTTCTGGATCTACGGCGCCGAGGGGAGCGCCGGGCGCGATTTTTCGGAAGAACCTTACGCCGACCGAGCCGTCCTGGTCTTGGGCAACGAAGGCAGGGGGATCCGGAAAAAAGTACGGGAACACTGTGATGTCCTGGTCAAAATCCCCATGTACGGCAAAATCAATTCACTAAACGTATCCGTCGCCTGCGGCGTGATCCTTTCGGGAATCGCCCGGGCGCATCATACAATAACCCGATAA
- a CDS encoding OmpA family protein — MTKKLITGFLISGLLLGSANTLARSSKGKGTLVGAGVGALVGQAVGKNTKGTLVGAAVGSLAGLGWGAYRDNQEKEFRSRLGRGNVEVRRKGENLNLYLPGGVTFGTDQYKIRPAFYDALDDIADVLIRYPETRIVVAGHTDSDGSASYNLDLSERRAQSIKNYLVRRGVSSRRIRTVGYGESEPVASNNTERGKARNRRVEIDILPMR, encoded by the coding sequence ATGACGAAAAAACTGATTACGGGCTTTCTGATCTCGGGACTGTTGCTTGGTTCGGCAAATACATTGGCAAGAAGCAGCAAAGGAAAGGGGACGCTGGTGGGCGCGGGCGTCGGCGCTCTTGTCGGTCAGGCCGTCGGCAAAAATACCAAGGGGACTTTGGTGGGGGCGGCCGTGGGATCGCTGGCGGGTCTCGGCTGGGGCGCCTACCGGGACAATCAGGAAAAGGAATTCCGCTCTCGCCTGGGCCGCGGCAATGTGGAAGTCAGAAGAAAGGGGGAAAACCTCAATCTCTATCTTCCCGGCGGCGTGACCTTCGGTACGGATCAGTACAAAATCCGTCCGGCTTTTTACGACGCCTTGGATGATATCGCGGACGTTCTGATCCGCTACCCCGAAACGCGGATCGTTGTGGCGGGCCACACGGACAGCGACGGCAGCGCCTCCTACAATCTCGATCTCTCGGAGCGCAGAGCCCAGAGCATCAAAAATTATCTCGTACGGCGGGGCGTTTCTTCACGGAGAATTCGAACCGTAGGTTACGGCGAATCGGAACCCGTCGCCAGCAACAACACCGAGCGCGGAAAGGCCCGTAACAGAAGAGTGGAAATCGATATTCTCCCCATGCGTTAA
- the leuS gene encoding leucine--tRNA ligase has protein sequence MKDYNFREIEKKWQEKWEREKIFKTPDKVPGKENYYVLEMLPYPSGKLHVGHARNYTIGDVLTRYKKMKGFNVLHPMGWDAFGLPAENAAIEHGAHPAVWTKTNIANMKRQMKLMGFSYDWDREIASCDPEYYKWNQWIFKRLYEKGLVFRKKSLVNWCPDCNTVLANEQVEDGKCWRHPETSVIQKELEQWFFKITDYAEELLSGHDEIREGWPEKVLIMQKNWIGKSYGTEIVFKVVENGEDLPMFTTRIDTIYGVTYCVLAPEHPLVDKIIAVNPGIKEAVARMKNTDLIERSAEGREKNGIFTGWYVENPITGEKVELWIADYVLMNYGTGAVMAVPAHDERDFAFAKKYKLPIRVVVNPWDKAKKEEIKLDADTMTEAYVDEGVMTNSAQFDGMPQEEALEKIALFVEENQKGTRTVKYRLKDWGVSRQRYWGTPIPALYCPKCGLVMEKDENLPVKLPEDVSFSGAGNPLETSESFKNAVCPVCGGPARRDTDTMDTFVDSSWYFDRYCDPNNDTAPFDSVIVDGWTPVNQYIGGIEHAVMHLLYARFFTKILRDLGLKKSNEPFARLLTQGMVLGPSYYSPKENRFLYPTEITRSGEKAFSAKTGEELVIRIEKMSKSKNNGVDPEEMISAFGADVTRLFIIFTAPPEKELEWNENGLIGAQRFLSRVWRLALENKEDAVFAAVDMSAAAGRDRDLLIKLNQTIKKVTDSIEDNYHFNTSIAAIMELTNELQSFKADILDLGKATDLSKNVFGLALKNVIIMLSPFVPHFADELWEEYGNSGYVFNETWPAYDENLIHTDITTVAVQISGKMRGTFDTARGTSSEVLERTALALPNIRKHLAGKTVVKIITIPDKIVNIVAK, from the coding sequence TTGAAAGACTATAATTTCAGGGAAATAGAAAAAAAGTGGCAGGAAAAATGGGAGCGGGAGAAAATTTTCAAGACGCCGGACAAAGTCCCCGGCAAGGAAAACTACTATGTCCTCGAAATGCTCCCCTATCCCTCGGGAAAGCTCCATGTGGGGCATGCTCGAAACTATACGATCGGCGATGTGCTGACCCGCTACAAAAAAATGAAAGGCTTCAATGTCCTTCATCCCATGGGCTGGGACGCCTTCGGGCTTCCCGCGGAAAACGCCGCCATCGAGCACGGAGCGCATCCCGCGGTCTGGACAAAAACCAATATCGCCAACATGAAGCGTCAGATGAAGCTTATGGGTTTTTCCTATGACTGGGATCGGGAAATCGCCAGCTGTGACCCCGAATACTACAAGTGGAACCAGTGGATATTCAAGCGGCTCTATGAAAAGGGACTGGTTTTCCGGAAAAAATCCCTGGTCAACTGGTGCCCCGACTGCAATACGGTCCTGGCCAACGAACAGGTCGAAGACGGAAAATGCTGGCGGCATCCGGAGACTTCGGTAATTCAAAAAGAGCTGGAACAGTGGTTTTTCAAGATCACAGACTACGCCGAGGAACTTCTTTCCGGCCATGACGAGATCCGGGAAGGCTGGCCCGAAAAAGTGCTGATCATGCAAAAGAACTGGATCGGAAAATCCTACGGCACGGAAATCGTCTTTAAAGTCGTCGAAAACGGAGAAGACCTTCCGATGTTCACGACCCGTATCGATACGATCTACGGCGTGACGTACTGCGTGTTGGCCCCTGAGCATCCCCTTGTCGACAAGATCATCGCGGTCAATCCCGGCATCAAAGAAGCCGTGGCCCGCATGAAAAATACGGATCTCATTGAGCGGAGCGCCGAAGGCCGCGAGAAAAACGGAATATTCACGGGCTGGTATGTGGAAAATCCCATTACCGGCGAAAAAGTAGAGCTCTGGATAGCCGATTACGTGCTGATGAATTACGGAACCGGCGCCGTGATGGCCGTGCCCGCCCATGACGAGCGGGACTTCGCCTTCGCGAAAAAATACAAGCTCCCGATCCGGGTTGTCGTCAACCCTTGGGACAAGGCAAAAAAAGAAGAAATCAAACTCGACGCCGATACCATGACCGAAGCCTATGTGGATGAAGGCGTCATGACCAATTCCGCTCAGTTTGACGGGATGCCGCAAGAGGAAGCCCTTGAGAAAATCGCGCTCTTTGTGGAGGAAAACCAAAAGGGCACGCGGACCGTCAAGTATCGTCTGAAGGACTGGGGCGTCTCCCGGCAGCGCTATTGGGGCACGCCAATTCCCGCGCTCTATTGTCCCAAATGCGGCCTCGTCATGGAAAAAGACGAGAATCTGCCCGTAAAGCTCCCCGAGGACGTGTCTTTCAGTGGGGCCGGAAATCCCCTGGAGACTTCGGAATCCTTCAAAAATGCCGTCTGCCCTGTCTGCGGCGGACCCGCCAGGCGGGATACGGACACCATGGATACCTTCGTCGATTCTTCCTGGTATTTTGACCGCTACTGCGACCCGAATAATGATACCGCCCCCTTTGACAGCGTGATCGTCGACGGATGGACGCCGGTCAACCAGTATATCGGGGGTATTGAGCACGCCGTCATGCACCTGCTTTACGCGCGGTTTTTTACGAAAATCCTGCGGGATCTCGGGCTCAAAAAATCCAACGAACCCTTCGCCCGCCTGCTGACGCAGGGCATGGTGCTGGGGCCCTCCTATTATTCCCCCAAGGAAAACCGCTTCCTCTACCCGACGGAAATCACCCGCAGCGGCGAGAAGGCTTTTTCCGCCAAGACCGGCGAAGAACTCGTTATCCGGATCGAAAAAATGTCCAAGTCCAAGAACAACGGCGTCGATCCCGAAGAGATGATTTCGGCCTTTGGCGCCGACGTCACGCGGCTTTTCATTATCTTTACGGCGCCGCCCGAAAAAGAGCTCGAATGGAACGAAAACGGCCTGATCGGGGCCCAGCGCTTTCTTTCCCGGGTGTGGAGACTGGCCCTCGAGAATAAAGAAGACGCCGTATTCGCCGCCGTCGATATGAGCGCCGCTGCCGGCCGGGACAGAGACCTTTTGATCAAGCTCAACCAGACGATCAAGAAAGTCACGGATTCCATCGAGGACAACTATCATTTCAATACGTCTATCGCGGCCATTATGGAACTCACCAACGAATTGCAGAGTTTCAAGGCCGACATCCTTGATTTGGGAAAGGCGACGGATCTTTCGAAAAATGTCTTCGGCCTTGCCCTCAAGAATGTCATCATCATGCTCTCGCCTTTCGTACCCCATTTCGCCGACGAGCTGTGGGAGGAATACGGCAATTCCGGCTATGTGTTCAACGAGACCTGGCCGGCCTACGACGAAAACTTGATCCATACGGATATCACGACCGTGGCGGTCCAGATCAGCGGGAAAATGCGCGGGACCTTCGATACGGCGCGTGGTACATCCAGCGAGGTCCTCGAGCGGACGGCCCTGGCGCTCCCCAATATCCGGAAGCATTTAGCGGGAAAAACCGTAGTCAAAATCATCACGATTCCCGACAAAATTGTTAATATCGTAGCGAAATAA
- a CDS encoding NADH-quinone oxidoreductase subunit NuoF encodes MEKRKIFVCGETGCLSSKSEEILINLKKVIGEYKLEDQVEAALTGCFGFCEKGPIVAVLPENNFYLEVKPEDAREIIESDIMKHQIVDRLIYTDPDTRQKVYNPGEIGFYRKQVRRVLKNCGIIDPENIEDFIQNDGYEALRKALTSMTREEIVREMKESRLRGRGGAGFPTGLKWEMAFNRISDEKYIVCNADEGDPGAFMDRSVLEGDPHLVIEGMVIGAYAIGAVKGFVYIRAEYPLAMHRLSVAIEAARRKGFLGKNIFGTDFSFDIELRLGAGAFVCGEETALLRSMEGKRGEPTSKPPYPIDSGYLGKPTVVNNVETFANVPGIILNGASWFKEVGTPGSPGTKVFALSGKIANVGLVEVPMGITLREIIFEIGGGVKNGKKFKAVQTGGPSGGCLSEADLDIQVDFDNLSAKGAIMGSGGMVVMDEDDCMVAIAKFFLEFTLDESCGKCTPCRVGNTRLFEILQRITTGNGKLEDIKLLKTLAETVKTTSLCGLGQTSPNPVLSTLQKFEDEYIAHIVEKRCPAKVCQGLLVYRIDESNCIGCTACAKVCPVMAITGFPKKPHTINQELCIKCGACYSACRFNAVNME; translated from the coding sequence ATGGAAAAGAGAAAAATTTTCGTCTGTGGAGAAACCGGTTGCCTCTCTTCCAAGAGTGAAGAAATCCTGATCAACCTGAAAAAAGTCATCGGAGAATACAAGCTGGAAGATCAGGTGGAAGCTGCGTTGACCGGTTGCTTCGGGTTCTGCGAAAAAGGCCCCATCGTGGCCGTGTTGCCGGAAAACAATTTTTATCTGGAAGTGAAGCCCGAAGACGCCCGGGAGATCATCGAAAGCGACATCATGAAACATCAAATCGTGGACCGGCTCATTTACACGGATCCGGACACCCGACAGAAAGTATACAATCCCGGCGAGATCGGATTTTATCGGAAACAGGTCCGGCGGGTGCTCAAAAATTGCGGAATCATCGATCCCGAGAACATTGAGGATTTCATTCAAAACGACGGATACGAGGCTTTGCGTAAAGCGCTGACGTCCATGACCCGGGAAGAAATCGTGCGGGAAATGAAAGAATCCCGTCTCCGGGGCAGAGGCGGAGCGGGTTTCCCCACGGGGCTCAAATGGGAAATGGCTTTCAACAGAATATCCGACGAGAAATATATCGTTTGTAACGCTGACGAAGGAGATCCGGGCGCTTTTATGGACCGCTCGGTCCTCGAGGGCGACCCCCATCTGGTGATCGAAGGTATGGTTATCGGCGCTTACGCCATCGGGGCCGTCAAGGGCTTTGTTTACATCCGGGCCGAATACCCCCTGGCCATGCACAGACTTTCCGTCGCTATAGAAGCGGCGCGGAGGAAAGGCTTCCTCGGAAAAAACATCTTCGGGACGGATTTTTCCTTCGACATCGAGCTGAGACTGGGGGCCGGCGCCTTTGTCTGCGGCGAGGAAACGGCGCTATTGCGCTCCATGGAAGGAAAGCGCGGAGAGCCCACCTCGAAGCCGCCCTATCCCATAGACAGCGGATATTTAGGGAAGCCGACGGTCGTCAACAATGTCGAAACCTTCGCCAACGTCCCGGGGATCATCTTGAACGGCGCTTCCTGGTTCAAAGAAGTGGGAACGCCCGGTTCCCCCGGCACCAAAGTTTTCGCGCTTTCGGGGAAAATCGCCAATGTGGGCCTCGTCGAAGTCCCCATGGGGATCACGCTGCGGGAGATCATCTTTGAGATCGGCGGCGGCGTCAAAAATGGGAAAAAATTCAAAGCGGTCCAGACCGGCGGACCTTCGGGAGGCTGTCTCTCGGAGGCGGATCTCGACATTCAGGTGGATTTTGACAACTTGAGCGCCAAGGGGGCCATCATGGGTTCCGGCGGTATGGTTGTCATGGATGAGGACGACTGTATGGTCGCCATCGCCAAGTTTTTCCTGGAATTCACGCTGGACGAATCCTGCGGGAAATGTACTCCCTGCCGGGTCGGAAATACCCGCCTTTTCGAGATTTTGCAGCGGATTACGACCGGAAACGGGAAACTGGAGGACATCAAACTTCTGAAGACCCTGGCGGAAACCGTGAAGACCACGTCGCTCTGCGGTCTCGGTCAGACCTCGCCCAATCCGGTTCTTTCGACGCTGCAGAAATTTGAGGACGAATACATCGCCCATATTGTGGAAAAACGCTGTCCCGCCAAAGTTTGCCAGGGGCTTCTGGTCTACAGGATCGACGAGAGCAATTGTATCGGTTGCACGGCCTGCGCCAAGGTATGCCCGGTCATGGCCATCACGGGATTTCCGAAAAAGCCCCATACGATCAACCAGGAGCTCTGTATCAAGTGCGGCGCCTGCTACAGCGCCTGCCGCTTTAACGCCGTCAATATGGAATAA
- a CDS encoding polysaccharide deacetylase family protein has product MSIIRKLTRYFGFVPLFCCLLYGEEVVDMPPGQATDSEIKVLLTFDDGPGPYTEKLLDELKEASVHATFFVLGSLAKKNPDVIKRMAEEGHTVANHTWSHPNLLTLNYPKQLSQINRTTAILEELTGQKVKFFRPPYGNAGKKLEQALDLVTVRWGPYDTKDWAEKNRKPAVVADKILQGLVNGSIILLHDPHKSTVEGVALAFSKIKEQGLSVRFLSLDEYFSLNDIAYKPGTAISSFVPKKAKKPPAATDEGPEITSAEVTLLRRPALAAAGRESRTPAQVLVKKTAVSKSVAAARRDEPLITRIQRARKLSPEEIAAEREKSQKRFRKKKWFL; this is encoded by the coding sequence ATGTCCATCATCAGAAAATTAACGCGATATTTCGGTTTCGTTCCCCTTTTTTGCTGCCTGCTCTACGGGGAGGAAGTGGTGGATATGCCCCCCGGACAGGCTACAGACAGCGAAATAAAGGTGCTTTTGACCTTTGACGACGGTCCCGGCCCCTATACGGAAAAGCTCCTTGACGAGCTCAAAGAAGCGAGCGTTCACGCGACGTTTTTTGTCCTCGGATCCCTCGCGAAAAAAAATCCCGACGTGATCAAGCGCATGGCCGAGGAAGGACATACCGTGGCCAACCACACCTGGTCCCACCCGAATCTCCTGACGCTGAATTATCCGAAACAGTTGAGCCAGATCAACCGGACCACCGCGATCCTTGAAGAGCTGACCGGGCAGAAAGTCAAGTTTTTCCGTCCGCCCTACGGCAACGCGGGAAAGAAGCTCGAGCAAGCCCTCGATCTCGTGACCGTGCGCTGGGGTCCCTACGATACGAAGGATTGGGCCGAAAAAAACAGAAAGCCCGCCGTTGTGGCCGATAAAATCCTGCAAGGGCTCGTCAACGGATCCATCATCCTGCTCCATGATCCCCACAAATCGACGGTGGAGGGCGTGGCCCTCGCCTTTTCCAAAATCAAAGAACAGGGGCTTTCCGTGCGCTTTCTCTCTTTGGATGAATATTTCAGCCTAAACGATATTGCGTACAAACCCGGAACGGCCATTTCTTCTTTCGTCCCGAAAAAAGCAAAGAAGCCGCCGGCGGCAACAGATGAAGGGCCGGAAATCACAAGCGCGGAAGTAACCCTCCTGAGGCGTCCCGCTCTTGCGGCAGCCGGCAGGGAAAGCCGGACGCCCGCTCAGGTTTTGGTCAAAAAAACCGCCGTTTCTAAGTCAGTGGCGGCCGCCCGGAGAGACGAACCGCTGATCACGCGGATCCAGCGGGCGAGAAAACTGAGTCCCGAGGAGATCGCCGCCGAACGGGAAAAGAGCCAAAAACGATTTCGCAAAAAAAAGTGGTTCCTGTAA
- a CDS encoding NAD(P)H-dependent oxidoreductase subunit E, which yields MICKGENVLFQELDAFISSFEEKEGELIAILHKAQSLFGYLPRELQEYIADKIGAPVAKVNGVVSFYNYFTTEPRGKRQISVCLGTACYVRGAEKVLKELKRVLNVEVGQVTEDGVFSIDCLRCFGACMLAPVIVIDKDVHGKVLPKDVKGILEQYREKANVHE from the coding sequence ATGATTTGCAAAGGCGAAAACGTACTTTTTCAAGAGCTGGATGCCTTTATTTCATCCTTTGAAGAAAAAGAAGGAGAACTGATTGCCATCCTGCACAAGGCGCAAAGTCTGTTCGGCTATTTACCCCGGGAACTGCAGGAATATATCGCGGACAAGATCGGCGCGCCCGTGGCGAAAGTCAACGGAGTGGTCAGCTTTTACAATTATTTTACGACGGAACCCAGAGGGAAACGCCAAATTTCCGTCTGTCTGGGAACGGCCTGCTATGTCCGCGGCGCCGAGAAGGTATTGAAAGAATTGAAGCGGGTCCTGAATGTGGAAGTGGGCCAGGTGACGGAGGACGGCGTGTTTTCCATTGACTGCCTGCGCTGTTTCGGGGCCTGTATGCTGGCCCCCGTCATCGTCATCGACAAGGACGTTCACGGCAAGGTATTGCCCAAAGACGTCAAGGGGATCCTGGAGCAATACCGGGAAAAGGCGAATGTGCACGAATAA
- a CDS encoding [FeFe] hydrogenase, group A — MKMIKLKIDDKTVVAPEGTTILDAAAKVGVRIPNLCYMNMEEIGFKNNCASCRICVVEIKGMGRLVPSCTTPVGEGMEVITDSANVMNRRKVILELLLSDHPNTCLTCGKNGFCQLQKIAMDFGLRELRFEGHHAQQPKQKSVSITKDLAKCVMCRRCENICANIQNCGILTGLGRGFDAVVNTAFNADLIETKCTFCGQCVAVCPVGALSETDNYTRLIEDIGNDKKTVVVHMAPAVRVALGELFDLPGGTDVTKKVVTALRKLRIDAVFDTNFAADVTIMEEATELKHRLEKALAGDKSVKIPLFTSCCPAWVRFSELNYPQILGNLSSTKSPQQIFGAMTKEIWAKNKNIPREDIVCVSIMPCLAKKYEASREEFTRDGIPDVDYSITTRELSRLFHQYNIDLAALPDGEFDDPMGESTGAASIFGRTGGVLEAAARTLYEWVTDGKLENLDFVALRGLEEVRVAEVKINDGLTLRLGVAHGLGAARKVVEKILSGEEQFHVVEVMACKGGCIGGGGQPFHNGDFNVIKKRYEAIQDLDYHKDIRMSHENAFVKELYAKYLGEPYKGELAHKFFHTKYTDRSGKGQSK; from the coding sequence ATGAAGATGATCAAATTGAAAATAGACGACAAAACCGTAGTCGCCCCCGAGGGGACGACCATCCTGGACGCCGCCGCCAAGGTCGGCGTCAGAATTCCCAATCTCTGTTACATGAATATGGAGGAGATCGGATTCAAGAACAATTGCGCGTCCTGCCGGATCTGCGTCGTGGAAATCAAAGGCATGGGGAGGCTTGTCCCTTCCTGTACGACCCCCGTGGGGGAAGGCATGGAAGTCATCACCGATTCGGCCAATGTCATGAACCGCAGAAAGGTGATCCTGGAACTTCTACTTTCCGACCATCCCAATACCTGCCTCACCTGCGGGAAAAACGGTTTTTGTCAACTGCAGAAGATCGCCATGGATTTCGGACTCCGGGAGCTCCGCTTCGAGGGGCATCACGCCCAGCAGCCCAAACAGAAATCCGTCTCGATCACGAAGGACCTCGCCAAATGCGTCATGTGCCGCCGATGTGAGAATATTTGCGCGAACATCCAGAACTGCGGAATCCTCACGGGACTCGGGCGCGGTTTCGACGCCGTGGTCAATACGGCCTTCAACGCGGACCTGATTGAGACCAAATGCACTTTTTGCGGACAATGCGTCGCGGTCTGCCCCGTCGGCGCCCTTTCGGAGACCGACAACTACACCCGGCTCATTGAAGATATCGGCAACGACAAAAAGACGGTCGTTGTGCATATGGCGCCCGCGGTGCGGGTGGCTTTGGGGGAACTCTTTGATTTGCCCGGCGGTACGGATGTGACGAAAAAAGTCGTCACGGCTCTTCGGAAACTCAGAATAGACGCCGTTTTTGACACGAATTTCGCCGCGGACGTGACGATCATGGAAGAGGCCACGGAGCTGAAGCACAGGCTGGAAAAGGCCCTCGCCGGGGACAAATCCGTCAAGATTCCCCTGTTTACCTCCTGCTGTCCCGCCTGGGTGCGCTTTTCGGAATTGAACTACCCGCAGATTTTAGGCAATCTTTCGTCGACGAAATCCCCCCAGCAGATATTCGGCGCCATGACGAAGGAGATCTGGGCGAAGAACAAAAATATTCCCAGGGAGGACATCGTCTGCGTATCGATAATGCCCTGCCTCGCCAAAAAATACGAGGCGTCCCGGGAAGAATTTACCAGAGACGGCATACCCGATGTGGATTATTCCATCACGACCCGGGAACTTTCCAGGCTGTTTCACCAGTACAACATCGATCTCGCCGCGCTGCCCGACGGAGAATTTGACGATCCCATGGGTGAATCCACCGGGGCCGCCAGCATATTTGGAAGAACAGGCGGGGTCTTGGAGGCCGCGGCCAGAACGCTCTACGAGTGGGTGACCGACGGAAAGCTGGAAAATCTCGATTTTGTGGCGCTGCGGGGACTCGAGGAAGTCCGCGTGGCCGAGGTGAAAATAAACGACGGACTGACGCTGCGTCTGGGCGTTGCCCACGGACTCGGGGCCGCCAGGAAAGTGGTCGAAAAGATTCTTTCCGGGGAAGAGCAGTTTCACGTCGTGGAAGTCATGGCCTGCAAAGGAGGCTGTATCGGCGGAGGAGGACAGCCTTTCCACAACGGAGACTTCAATGTCATCAAGAAGCGTTACGAGGCCATCCAGGATCTGGATTACCACAAGGATATCCGAATGTCCCACGAAAACGCCTTTGTCAAGGAGCTCTACGCCAAATATCTCGGCGAGCCTTACAAGGGGGAACTGGCCCACAAATTCTTCCACACGAAATATACGGATCGCAGCGGCAAGGGCCAATCGAAGTAA
- a CDS encoding 2-keto-3-deoxygluconate permease: MSTESKSIWGNVPILDTINKVPGGLMVVPLILGCLVNTVAPNALMIGSFTTELFKKGALALIAVLLLCSGAQITVKTAGLALWKGVVLNASKVLLGVIPALVVGKLYGQHATWLGLTPLAMVSAMSNSNGGLFAALAAKYGDDSDVGAVAVLSSNDGPFFEMAFMAGAGLANIPWLTLFAVVVPIIVGMILGNLDDKFREFLKPGVMLSIPLFAFPLGAGLSLKQLASAGPPGILLGLLTVAVTGIGSFFVFKALVPKKYRRNGAVGAAVGTTAGNAAGTPAAFAAVDPSFAPYAAVATAQVGASIIISAILTPFIVDFLYKRELKKQGLADEGGGKVKAGGTDL, from the coding sequence CCCTGATCCTAGGCTGTCTCGTGAATACCGTTGCGCCCAACGCGCTGATGATCGGCAGTTTTACAACGGAACTCTTCAAAAAAGGCGCCCTGGCCCTGATCGCGGTACTGCTTTTGTGCAGCGGCGCGCAGATCACGGTCAAGACGGCAGGTCTCGCCCTGTGGAAGGGCGTCGTCCTCAACGCGAGCAAGGTGCTCCTTGGCGTCATCCCCGCTCTTGTGGTCGGGAAGCTCTACGGGCAGCACGCGACCTGGCTGGGTCTCACGCCCCTTGCCATGGTTTCCGCCATGTCCAATTCCAACGGCGGACTCTTCGCGGCCCTCGCGGCAAAGTACGGCGATGATTCCGACGTCGGCGCCGTAGCCGTTTTGTCCAGTAACGACGGACCCTTCTTTGAAATGGCCTTTATGGCGGGCGCGGGCCTGGCCAATATCCCTTGGCTGACGCTCTTTGCCGTTGTGGTGCCGATCATCGTCGGCATGATTTTGGGCAACCTGGACGACAAGTTCCGGGAATTCCTGAAACCCGGCGTAATGCTCTCCATCCCTCTTTTCGCCTTCCCGCTGGGCGCGGGCCTGAGCCTCAAGCAGCTGGCTTCCGCCGGACCTCCGGGGATTCTCCTGGGCCTTTTGACCGTAGCCGTAACGGGAATCGGCAGTTTCTTTGTCTTTAAAGCGCTCGTACCGAAAAAATACCGGAGAAACGGCGCCGTCGGCGCGGCTGTGGGAACCACGGCGGGAAATGCGGCGGGTACGCCCGCGGCCTTTGCGGCTGTGGATCCGTCCTTCGCCCCCTACGCTGCCGTAGCGACGGCTCAGGTCGGCGCCTCGATCATTATCTCGGCCATCCTGACGCCCTTTATCGTGGATTTCCTCTACAAGCGGGAGCTGAAGAAACAGGGCCTCGCCGATGAGGGCGGGGGAAAGGTAAAAGCAGGCGGAACGGATCTCTAG